Proteins co-encoded in one Neofelis nebulosa isolate mNeoNeb1 chromosome 2, mNeoNeb1.pri, whole genome shotgun sequence genomic window:
- the ISG15 gene encoding ubiquitin-like protein ISG15, translating to MGGDLKVKMLGGDEFLVPLRDNMLASELKQQIAQKTGVPAFQQRLATHPGGTVLRDGVPLLSQGLSPGSTVLLVVQSCKDPLSILVRNHKGRTIAYEVRLTQTVAELKQQICQQEHVQADLFWLTFEGKPMEDQHRLGEYELTPQCTLIMNLRLRGG from the exons ATG GGCGGGGACCTGAAGGTGAAAATGCTGGGGGGTGACGAGTTCCTGGTGCCCCTGAGAGACAACATGCTGGCTTCGGAGCTGAAGCAGCAGATCGCCCAGAAAACTGGCGTGCCCGCATTCCAGCAGAGACTGGCCACCCACCCTGGCGGCACAGTGCTGCGCGATGGGGTTCCCCTCCTCAGCCAGGGCCTGAGCCCCGGCAGCACGGTcctgctggtggtgcagagctgCAAGGACCCCCTGAGCATCCTGGTGAGGAACCACAAGGGTCGCACCATTGCCTACGAGGTCCGGCTGACGCAGACGGTGGCTGAGCTCAAGCAGCAGATATGCCAGCAGGAGCATGTGCAGGCTGACCTGTTCTGGCTGACCTTCGAGGGGAAGCCCATGGAGGACCAGCACCGGCTTGGGGAGTATGAACTCACACCCCAGTGCACTCTGATCATGAATTTGCGCCTGCGGGGTGGGTGA